In a genomic window of Trichosurus vulpecula isolate mTriVul1 chromosome X unlocalized genomic scaffold, mTriVul1.pri SUPER_X_unloc_1, whole genome shotgun sequence:
- the TSC22D3 gene encoding TSC22 domain family protein 3 isoform X2: MSSEMYQSPMEVAVYQLHNFSISFFSSLLGGDVVSVKLDNSASGATVVAIDNKIEQAMDLVKNHLMYAVREEVEILKEQIKELVEKNSQLERENSLLKTLASPEQLEKFESQLSPDEQTTPVATNSPEQDAGSAV; this comes from the exons ATGAGCTCCGAGATGTACCAGTCCCCGATGGAGGTGGCTGTCTACCAGCTGCACaacttctccatctccttcttctcGTCCCTCCTGGGCGGGGACGTGGTCTCTGTCAAGCTAGACAACAG TGCCTCCGGAGCTACCGTGGTGGCCATCGACAACAAGATCGAGCAGGCCATG GATCTAGTGAAAAATCACCTGATGTATGCAGTTCGTGAGGAGGTGGAAATCCTGAAAGAGCAGATCAAGGAGTTGGTGGAGAAAAACTCCCAGCTGGAGCGTGAGAACAGCCTTCTCAAAACCCTCGCCAGCCCCGAACAACTGGAGAAATTCGAGTCCCAGCTGAGCCCTGATGAGCAGACCACCCCTGTTGCCACCAATTCACCTGAGCAGGATGCAGGTTCTGCCGTGTAA